A genomic window from Prunus persica cultivar Lovell chromosome G2, Prunus_persica_NCBIv2, whole genome shotgun sequence includes:
- the LOC18787109 gene encoding uncharacterized protein LOC18787109, protein MENSKDFGRFCHPNSQNKISKGSCLSKLSMRESIFSDPHHEFDHGRESPSEREREDSSVYNEEYKHVVQSADQSSHEESDADENPNAEGDKQLMDRPKPYHEFLDEFKQQELKAEIEAWTKAEHMRLVTKLREEEAAIDDWEFKQTSKALKEIKKIESKLEKQRAKAVENTWKNMRIAKEEAHKKKIKVRRSTIGKISAVSETYQRATFSTKKLIWHKVAAYCKSMYLKSVRCTALTSEMRRS, encoded by the exons ATGGAGAACTCCAAAGACTTTGGTCGTTTCTGTCACCCCAATTCGCAGAACAAAATTTCTAAAGGTTCCTGCCTGAGCAAGTTGTCAATGCGTGAAAGCATATTCTCAGATCCTCACCATGAATTTGATCATGGCCGGGAATCACCttcagaaagagagagagaagacagCTCAGTTTATAATGAAGAGTATAAACATGTTGTACAGTCTGCTGATCAGAGCAGCCATGAAGAATCTGATGCTGATGAAAACCCAAACGCTGAAGGAGATAAGCAGCTGATGGATCGGCCAAAACCCTACCATGAATTCTTAGATGAGTTCAAGCAGCAGGAGCTCAAGGCTGAAATAGAAGCATGGACAAAGGCTGAGCATATGAGACTCGTGACCAA gttgagagaagaagaggctGCTATAGACGACTGGGAATTCAAGCAGACCAGCAAGGCCTTGAAGGAGATTAAAAAGATTGAG AGCAAACTGGAGAAGCAACGTGCAAAAGCAGTGGAGAACACATGGAAGAATATGCGCATAGCCAAGGAAGAGGCAcacaagaagaagataaaagtAAGACGATCCACAATCGGGAAAATATCTGCAGTTTCAGAAACTTACCAGAGGGCTACCTTCTCCACCAAGAAACTCATATGGCACAAAGTCGCTGCCTACTGCAAGTCTATGTATCTCAAATCTGTCCGATGCACTGCGCTAACATCAGAAATGCGACGATCCTAA
- the LOC18786266 gene encoding protein transport protein Sec61 subunit beta yields MVLGGGAPAPRGSAAATASMRRRRTTSGGASGGAAGTMLQFYTDDAPGLKISPNVVLIMSIGFIAFVAVLHVMGKLYFVRREA; encoded by the coding sequence ATGGTTCTAGGCGGTGGAGCACCTGCCCCAAGGGGAAGTGCCGCAGCTACTGCGAGCATGCGAAGGAGGAGGACGACAAGTGGAGGTGCTTCAGGCGGTGCAGCAGGGACAATGCTCCAGTTTTACACTGATGATGCCCCGGGACTCAAGATCTCCCCGAATGTTGTTCTCATCATGAGCATTGGTTTCATTGCCTTTGTTGCCGTTCTTCATGTCATGGGTAAGCTCTATTTTGTGCGCAGAGAGGCTTAG